DNA from Candidatus Saccharimonadales bacterium:
TACCGTTCGCGCTCACTAGCCGAAGTTATTGGCCAAGAGCACATTACCGAAACGCTAGGCAACGCCATAAAATCTGGCCGTATTAGTCATGCTTATTTATTTACAGGCCCTCGTGGAACCGGCAAAACGAGCGTGGCGCGTATTTTGGCTCATGAAATTAACAAGTTGCCATACTCTGACAAAACTCAACTAGATATTATTGAGATAGACGCCGCAAGTAACCGCCGAATTGACGACATACGTGAGCTACGCGAAAAAGTTCATATTGCACCTGTAAACGCTCCTTACAAAGTTTACATAATTGACGAAGTCCACATGCTAACAGGGGAGAGTTTTAACGCCTTGCTAAAAACTCTTGAGGAACCCCCCGAACATGTGGTATTTATTTTAGCGACCACCGAATCCCACAAACTGCCTGCGACCATAATTAGCCGTACACAGCGCTTCGCGTTTAGGTTGGTAGACCGAGCAAAGGTTATTGGACACTTAAAAAACATAGCTCAAAAAGAAGGCATCAAGATCACAGACGATGCTCTTCAGATTATCGCCGAGCATGGCGGCGGATCTTTCCGTGATAGCATAAGTCTTCTTGATCAAATTTCAAACATTACAGATGACGACATTACGGCACAAAGTATCGAGCAGGCTCTGGGTCTGGCTGCGAACAGTGCGGTTCAATCTGTTTTAAATTGCTTGCTAACAGGTGATCACTTGACTTTGGGACAGATCTTAGACGATATTGACGCGCAAGGAGTTGCTCCAGCGGCTTTCGTCAATCAGTTGTCGAAACAGATCACCAACCAAGCAACAAGCCACCCGCAGCTTTATGATTTACTCGATAAACTACTCGACGTGCCACGAGCGTACAACCCGCGATTGAAAATGCTAGCGATTTTGCTAAGTTTCGCAGCTCAGGGCAAGCAAGGTAAGCCCGCAAAAACAATGGCAACGCAGGTTACGCCAGCTGTTTTGCAAACGATCGAAAAAATTGAAAAGCCTAAAGCTAACGAGACACCGCAACCAGCACAAGCGGAACCAGATCAAAAACGACCAACTGCGCCACAGATAAAACTAACTTCAGACAAGAATAACAACCAACGAGACGCTACCGCCAAAACCATAAAGCTAGATGACATTACCGCTGAGCAATGGCAGCAAATTACCGATGCCGTTAAAAAAGTTAACATACCCCTGCACTCGGTTTTGAAACACGCGGTACCGCTTTTTGACGCGCAGAATCAAAAATTAACTCTAGCTTTTAAGTGGCAATTACATCGCAAAAAACTTGATGACGTTAAACAAAAGATGGTAATTAGCCAAATTGTTACCGAGATTTTTAACGGCGACATAGAGGTAACGACATCACTCAACAAAGAAGCGTCTATGCCTATTACGAGTGATGACCCGACAGTTATGAGCGTGGCTGATATTATGGGTGGCGGTGAAATTGTAAATTTGGACGGGAACTCATAGATGGCCGATTTTAAAAAACAGGATTTTAAGAACAAAAAACAACCGACACAGGGAAAGATTCAGCCTCAAAACCTCGATGCAGAGATTAGCTTGCTCGGCGCGGTTTTAATTGACGAAGAAGTTTTGACGCGCGTTAGTGATAAAATTCATGCTGACGATTTTTATGATCCACGCCATGAGCTGATTTTTGGGGCGATGATTGGTCTTTACGAACGCCACAAACCAGTGGATCTATTAACGCTTTCTAATGAACTCAAAAAGAAAGACGAACTTGAGAGTGCTGGTGGGACCGAGTATTTAACAGAACTCAGCAACCAAGTACCAACAGCCGCACACGCCGAAAGTTATGCCGAAATTATCTCGCAGAATGCCATGCGCCGTAGATTGATCACTGCTTCGGGTGCAATCGCCGAACTTGGTTTTGACGAAAGTAAAAACACTGGCGAGCTTTTAGAGCAAGCCGAGGCCGAGCTTTTTGCGGTTTCCGACAAGACTCTGCGTCAGGAATTAGCAAGTTTAGAGCAAATCTTAACTGAAAGCTTTGATCGAATCGAAGAGCTTCATAGTAACAAAGACGGACTGCGCGGCGTGCGAACTGGGTTTCGCGACCTTGACAACCTGACCGCCGGCTTGCAGCGCAGCGATCTTGTAATTTTAGCCGCTCGACCAGCCATGGGTAAAACAACCCTCGTCACAAACTTAGCGTATAACGTTGCCACGATCGAAAAAAAGTCAGTTTTGTTCTTTAACCTCGAGATGAGTAAGGAACAGTTGGTTGACCGTATGTTGGCCGACGCAGCCGGGGTAGACGCCTGGAACATTCGCACTGGTAAGTTAACCGATGAAGATTTTGAAAAAATCAGTCACGCCATGGGAGAGATGGCCGAAGCGCCAATTTACATTGACGATACGCCAGGCTTGAGCGTTCTTGAGCTCCGTACCAAAGCTCGCCGAGCAGCGCATGAACATCCGCTTGGCTTGATTATTATCGACTACTTACAACTTATGTCGGGTAGCGGCCGCAGCGGCGATAACCGCGTGCAAGAGGTGAGCGAAATCTCGCGAGGCTTAAAATTGGTTGCCCGCGAACTTAACGTGCCGGTGATCGCACTAAGTCAGCTTTCGCGTTCTGTCGAAACCCGCACACCACCAGTGCCCCAGCTTAGCGACTTACGTGAATCTGGATCCATCGAGCAAGACGCTGACATCGTAGCCTTTATTTACCGCGAAGCCTATTACAACCCAGAGACTGAACGCCAAAACGTTACAGACCTGATTTTGGCTAAGCATCGTAATGGTCCCACTGGCAAAGTTGAGCTTTACTTCCACCCAGAACGTTTGCGATTTATGACGCTAGACAAACAACACCATCAATAAATTCTATAACGAAGCCCTCGTTCAGTTCGCCACTATCTGCGAATGAACGAGGGCTCACCACCTTCAACTAAGAGTTTGAGAAATCGCCCAGCCGAGTACGCTGACCGCAGCACTCTCCGAGCGCCTCGGCGATCACGTCCTCGACGCGCGAGACCAGCAGCGATACCTGAGCGAAGCTGTACCGGTGGACTTTGCGAGCCTGGAAGTACATCGTCTCGGGCATCTCAACGCCCGCCTTGATCTCGATCCGAGAACCCTGGGCGATGACAGAGATGTGAAGCGTGCCACTGCCGAACGGGGCAGCTCCATGCATCTTCTGTAGCGTCAGCAGGATTCCAGCGTCGAACAGGTCGACCGGATAGTCTGCAGCGTCCGCCTGATTGATACTGGAGTACTCGTAGTTCGCGAAGAACTGCTGGAGCGCATTGATGATGCTCCGCCGCTGATCAGCGCTCAGCGATTGACCCCCTCGGACAAGCACGCTGCATTTTGGCCACACGTTCACGTGGTCCTCCTTTTGTAGGTGACTTAAACTAACTATAACATAAAAACCAAAAAAATAAAGCTAACACCATACAGCAACGTACGCTATACTAAACCTAAAGCAATATGAAAATCCTTCCTGTTTCAGAATGGACATTCTACAAATACCGTTTTCAACTGGGGTATGGTTTTTTAGCCCTAGTTGTAGCGCTTTATATTTTACTTTTTAGCGGGTTGATTCCACCTGGCTTAAGTACCACCGAAACTCAAAGCCTAATAACTTCTACAGATCTGAAACTTAACGAGCTGCCAACTGCAATCGTTGACCTACCTTATCATTTGCTGCAAAAAGCAAGCGTAGAACTCTTGGGAGTGACGCCATTCGGAGTCCGCTTGCCATCCATGTTGTTTGGAATTTTAACGGCTATATTTACAGCTTTGGTTTTACGTCGATGGATGCCGTCGAATGTTGCACTAATTAGCAGCTTACTAATGCTGACCTCTGGATGGTTTATTGGTACGGCACGTTTGGGCGCACCTTTTATTACGATTGCGTTTTTTTCAGCCCTAGTCCTGCTCTCAGCCACTTACATATCACAACAAACCAAACACTGGAAACGCTGGAAGGTTGTTTTAGCATTTACAGCCGCGCTTTCGCTTTACAGTCCGTTTATGATTTATCTGTTTGCCGCCGCAATTATTGCATCTTTTGCTCAACCGCATTTACGATACTTAATTAGGCGCAGCAGCAAGTTTCACCTAACGCTAGGAACACTTATTTTTGCATTAACACTCGTGCCTTTAGGATGGGGTTTGTACAGGGACATTTCCCAAATCTGGACTTTGGTAGCTATACCGCAAGATTTACCTGGACCAGTTCAGTTCTTCCAAAATCTCGTCCAGGCGGCAAGCAATTTTGTAAATCCGTTTAATATTAGCTTTGGCGAATTTGTAACACCATTAGTCAGCTTGGCGGCAGCACTATTCTTGGTTGCCGGAATCGTTCGAATTCTGCGCGATTTTCATGCGATCAGAACATATTTACTGTTAATTTGGGCTGCTTTGCTAATACCAATTATGGGCTTTAACCCCAACAATCTGACTGTTCTAATGATTCCATCATTCATCGTAATTGCAATTGGAGTCCAGCCTATAATCAGTTATTGGTATAAGATCTTCCCGCTCAATCCATATGCCCGAGTTTTTGGGTTAATTCCTCTGTCTTTATTACTACTTACGGTTATACAATTTAACGACCAACGTTACACTTTTGGAATGCTGTACAGCGAGAGCGCCCAACAAACATTCAATAGTGATCTGTTCCTGGCGCAAAACGAGTTGAGCAAGATGCCAGAAGATCAGCTTGTATTCGTGGTTGTACCCGAAATAGACAAAAAACTCTATCAAATTGAGGCATCAAACAGACCAAACACAACAGTGGTGAATCCTGCCGAGGTTAATCTACAAAACGGCAAGTGGATTATCGCCGAATCTCAGATAAATAGCGTGGCAACTTTACCGGCACCAGTTGCGACTTCGGTTCTGGTTAACGATAATGCTACCGAGGCTTTGCGTTTTAGAGTATTTGATAGATAATATAACCTGATGAAAGCTGTTAATTAGGAGTTGTAAATGTTTAACCAAGCTAAAGCAATTATGAAAATCAAAAAAGCTCAAAAAGAGCTTGCAAACGAAGTTATCGAAGTCGAAGCAGGCGATGGAGCAGTTTTAGTCCGCATTACCGGTGAGCAAAAAATTAAAGAAGTCAAAATCGACCCTGAGCGCGTCGATCTAGAAGACATTGCAGAGCTGGAACGATGGATAGCTACCGCAGTAAAAGAGGCAATTAGTCGATCTCAGCAAGTTGCCGCCGAAAAAATGAAACCACTTATGGGAAGTTTGGGTAACTTGGGCCTTTAATGTCCGCGATCTTGCCAAAGGCCTTAACAAAACTAATCGACGAGCTAGGTGCGCTACCAGGAGTGGGGCAGCGCACCGCAGAACGCTATGCCTATGCTTTGTTGCGGCGCGAACCGGGAGTTTCACAAAAACTAGCAGATGCAATGTCGGGTTTGCATAGCGGTGTTTCTTACTGCCCTAAGACTTTTGTGTTAATCGAAAAGGGGCAAGAGCTTTCACCTTTGTATAGTGATCCTGGCCGAGATAAAACCATTGTTGCGGTAGTCGAAGAGCCGCTAGACGTTGTGGCTTTAGAGCGAACTGGTCAGTTCAAAGGTACTTACCATGTTTTGGGCGGCGTTATTTCTCCGATTGACGGGGTTGGCCCTGAGCAATTAAAGATCCCGGAGCTATTAAAACGAATTGATGACGACGGCATAAGCGAGCTTATTTTAGCGATGAACGCCAGCGTAGAAGGTGAGTCGACGGCACTATATTTACAGCGACACATTGGCGATAAGGTCAGGATTACTCGGCTTGCACGCGGCCTACCGGTTGGAGTCGATCTTGAGTATGCAGACCAAATTACTTTAAGCCACGCCTTGGAAGGCAGGCAGAGTATGTAATGTAAAGTCCCCGCCGACATAGCCGACGGGGACATCTGCAGGGCCGTGCCCGTTACCAGCGATCGCGCCAGCGCTCGACCACGGTCGGGAAGACCTCTTCGAACCCACGACCGTCTTGAAGCCAGGCGATTGCCTGTCCGATCAGCAGATCGGCGTGTTCTTGACGGTTGTTGGGTATGCCTTCGGGCACACGGATCTCATTGTAGAGACCCGTTTCCAGAAGACGCCGAGCGATGGCGCGGCTGTCCACAGTCGTGCCAACATGCCAGGCCTGACCGAATCTGACCAGCCAGTTCAGCAGAAGCTCGCGATCGATCAGGTGGAGTTTGTGGAACTCATCGAGAAGATCCGAGATCGCCAGAGCCTTAGGTATCGACTGGCGAACCCGCTGCTCCAGATCTCTGGTTTCTCGACCCTGGCGGTACTGAGCCATGGCCTCCTCGTGAGTCGAGTTCGGGTGGACGACGACATCGACACCATTGAAGTCCGAAACCACCGCGGTCCTGCGATTGCGAGCCTCGAGGAGTAACTCCTCTATGTGCTCTTCAATCGGAATCCAGGGGGAAGTTTCGACCCTCGTGGGCCCTTGCTCTTTTCGTCTGAACCACATGGTCCTCTCCTTTGAGACGATACATATACTTTATCATAAAAACCCAAATTGTAAACTTTTGATAAAGAGGTTATGCTCACAAAAGGACCGCGCTACACTCTCGAGCTGGCGTGGCTGCCTAAGTGACAGTCGAGTGGCGCCTGGGGCACAACCCCGGGCGCCACTCACGACGAAAACGACATTATCTGTTAGAATAGTCTTGATGAACCAAGAAGCCCTAAACAAAATCGATGATCATATTAAAAACTCGACCAGCGTGTTGGTTATTCAAGCTGAAAATCCAGACGGAGACAGTTTAGGCAGCTCACTTGCCCTAGAGGGAATCCTGAGCGAAATGGGCAAAAAAGTCCAAATGTACTGCCCAGTAGAAATTCCAAAGTATCTACGTTATGCAACTGGTTGGGACAGGGTAGTTAGCGACTTTCCAACAAACTTTGACCTTAGCATAATCGTTGATACTAGCAGTGCAACCTTGCTTGAGCGCGCAATTGTCCCCGAAAATCTCGCGCAACTTACTAAACATCCGATAGTTGTAATCGATCATCACCTGACTGAGAGTGATCTACCGTTTGACTTTACCGAAGTCAACAACTCTAAAGCTGTAGCTACTAGCGAAATTATTTTTGACCTAGCCGAAAAGCTAAGCTGGCCGCTGCCATCTGATGCGTGCGAAAGTATGTTGGTCTCAATTATGTCTGATTCACTCGGCTTAGCCAGCGAAGGCACTACGGCGAATAGCGTTTTTACAGTTGCGAAGCTAATGGAAAAGGGCGCAAAGATCAGCGACATAGAAAACCGGCGTCGTGACTTTATGAAAAAGTCCCCAGAGATTTTAGAATACAAAGGCAAACTGATCCAACGGATTGAATACCACGCGAACGGCGCTCTGGCCTTGGTTCATATTCCATGGGACGAAATTGAAGAGTACAGCGATCAGTATAATCCATCTGTTTTGGTTTTAGACGAAATGAGATTAGTTGAAGGCGTGCGTTTGGCTGTGGCATTCAAAAGCTATCCTGACGGTAAGATAACTGGTAAGCTTCGAGCAAATGCCGATGCCAAAATCGCCGAAACCGTAGCCAAATTTTTTGGTGGCGGTGGTCATCCTTATGCGGCCGGCTTTAGGGTTTACGGTAATTACGAAGAGATTAAAATTGAGCTAATTGGCGCAGTAGACAAGGCCTTAAAGGATCACGATGCCAACAAATAATCACTCGATGTCTAGGTGTTGCGTTGCTCAAATACTCTATAATTAATTTAAAGAGGTTAAGATGCAACTTTATAACACACTCACAAAAAAACTCGAAGAATTTACTCCACAAAGCCCCGAACAGGTTAGTTTATATACTTGTGGACCGACCGTTTACGATTATCCACAGATAGGCAACTGGATTGCTTACGTTCGATGGGACACGTTGCAGCGCGTACTAAAAGAAAACGGCTACAAAATTAACTGGGTAATGAATATCACCGATGTTGGCCACTTAGTTAGCGATGCCGACGAAGGCGAGGACAAACTAGAAAAAGGCGCTCGACGTGAAGGTAAGACCGCGTGGCAGATAGCTAAGTTCTACACCGAAGACTTTGAAAAAGGACTAAAAGAACTAAATATCGAGCAGCCAACTCACCTAGAGCCGGCAACAAGACATATTCAAGCTCAAATTGATCTCGTAAAGGCGCTACAAGAAAAGGGCTACACTTACGCGATTGATGATGGTGTATATTTTGACACGAGCAAAGTTAACGATTATGGCAAACTAGCCCGACTAAACTTAGACAGCTTAAAAGAGGGGGCTCGCGTAGAGGCCAACCCGCAAAAGCGCCAACCTTCGGACTTTGCATTATGGAAGTTCACTCCAGAAGGCGTGAAGCGTGACATGGAATGGGATAGTCCTTGGGGGAAAGGGTTTCCGGGCTGGCATATTGAATGCTCGGCAATTGCTATGGAATTTTTGGGTGACACTTTAGATATTCACGCTGGCGGAATAGATCATATTCCCGTTCATCACACAAACGAGATCGCACAGTCCGAAGCCGCAACCGGCAAACCTTTTGCTAAATATTGGCTACACGGCAGTTTTTTAAATATTGATGGATCGAAAATATCCAAAAGCTTGGGCAATAGTATCACTCTGCAAGACATTATCCGACAAGGTTTTAGTCCGTTAGATCTTAGGATGCTTTACTTGCAGAGCCACTATCGCACTCACTCTAACTTTACTTTGGGCGGACTAAAGGCAGCTCAACAACGCCGATTAGGCCTGCAAGCTTTTGCAGATCTGCGTTATCAACTTAAGGATGGCGGCAGCGTACAGGCGGCCGACTTTGATCAAGTAAGGCAGGTTGTGCTAGAGGAACTGAGCGACGATCTCCATACGCCGCAAGCCCTCGCGGCTTTGAGCGATCTACAAAATGGTGCAGACACGGGTCTTATTGATCCAAGCGCAGCAGAAAGTTTTGTTGATTTTTTGAAGTTTCTAGATCGTGTACTTGGGTTGAATCTGCTTGAAAGTGAAGACATAACTGATGAGCAAAAACGGTTAATTAAAGATCGTGAACAAGCTAGAGCAAACAGAGATTTTGCTTCGAGTGATAAGTTGCGCGATAAACTCGAGAACCAGAACCTGACTGTTCGAGATACGCCGATGGGATCAATCTGGCAACGGGCTAGTTAGTAACCGGAAAGTAGCCGTCCTTTGCGGCCTCAGCGGCAGTGCAATAGTAGCCTAAGTCACGGATCTGCGGCCCCTTATAATTCGCATTATCGGGAGTAATAAAAACTGGAGAAGAGTTACTTACCGTTGCAATTACCGGCAGACCGTCACACTCACTGATAGTTAATGCAAATGCACTGCCCCGACCAAAGATTGTATCGGGATCAGAAAGGTAACTCTTGGGGGTTTCAGCTTTGTTCACATCCGAGATTGTGATCTTAAAGATAAACTCATATTCTTCAGAAGGTGAAGCCGGAGCAGCAAACATTTTAAACGTAGCGCCGTCTGCACTTTCTTCCGTCACCTCAAATATCAGCTGAGTGCCAGCGAGATTCGCGTTATCAACGTTACTGGTTAAAATTTTGTCCAAGAACTCGTAGCAAGCTGGCGATTGGGTTTTAACTGCCAAATTTTTAAAGAGTTCGGTTGTATCCAAACTCCATTGATACGATTGGTATTTTTCATTGTAAACATAATTTGGTTTTAAGGTATTCAAATAGTTACCAGCTTTGCCGTAATAATTGTTAAGGTCCGCCTGGCAACCAACAAACTCTGGGGATTTCGTTGGTTCGCCGAGCTCAGTTAGTAGATCTTCTAAAAAATCTAAAACATTTTTGTCCATACCGTAACCTATCTGGTTGATTAAACCAAGGGTGTTGACTTGATATTCATTACCTGTATAGATTGGCGCGTGATTTGGAGCGATTTCATCCAGCTGAGCTACAGAACTCTCTACCTCCTGAGCATTAACGTCAGCAACGGTGTAGAACTGACCTGAGGTGGTTTTTATAAAACTACCTTTTACAGTTGGTAAACCATGCCCACCCATAACTTCAAATCGTCCATTTTTCCAACTTTCACTGCCCTTAATCATACTAATGACAGATGGGGAGTATTCTTGAACAGCTGTCGCAGAAGGCTCGGCAGGTTTCATTATTTTAGATATAAAAAAGTAGGCAAGCACTCCAAGTAAAGCCACAATCAAAGCTACAGCCAATATAATTAGCCACGTTTTTCGTTTCTTTGGCTGATCAGATTTAGACTGACTCTGCGATACATCATTAATAATGGGCTGGTCAGGCATAGGGCCAAATCTTGGTGGCGGTGCCTGGCTAGGGGAATCCTGGTCGTTAAACTGCTGCGGAGGCATACAGCTCCTTAGTCTTTAAGTTTGAAATCCTCGGAAGAAATGGCGGCTTTATGTTTGTGTTTTAGGTAATGCAAAACTAAAATTCGTAAACAGCCTGCAAGCGGAATCGCCAGAATACCACCGAGTGGGCCAAGCAATGCAAATCCTAGGATAACCGCGACAAACACCCCAAGAGCACTTAAAGCGACTGTGCGCGACTGCACGATCGGCTGAATAAAGTTGTTCTCGATCTGCTGATAGACTACAAAGTAAACTAAAAAGCTGACAGCTGCACCCACGCTACCATTTAGAAGCAGGACAAGCAGAATGATGATTGATCCAACAGTGGCGCCAATCATCGGAATAAGACTCGTCATGAACACCACGCCGGCCATCGGTAATGCGATTCCAGGCGACAAACCAAAGACTGTGACAATAATCACCAAAGCAACCAGCGAGAATACCCCGCTTATAAACGCCACCAGGACCTGACCATTAACGTAACTGCCTACAACTTTGTACATGCTAGCAATAACTTCTTTGTGCATGGCAAGTTTTTGTTTGTCTACATAGAGAGACCACGCTCGTTCAGCCCAGCGTGGAGCTTCGATTAACATCAAAAACGTAAGAACTAAAACTGTTACAAAAAGAGCTAAGCCACCAAATATACTGGTTACCCCGGTTATAACCGAAACACCCAAACCGCCTGCTACGTTAAACACCTGACCTTTTAGGTTTTGCGCCAAGCTCGCAAGTTCATCCTGAAGCTCATACCTGGCTATGAGTTCGGCTACAGGACCTTGGTTTTGACTAATTGCCGAGACGTAGTTTG
Protein-coding regions in this window:
- the recR gene encoding recombination mediator RecR; this translates as MSAILPKALTKLIDELGALPGVGQRTAERYAYALLRREPGVSQKLADAMSGLHSGVSYCPKTFVLIEKGQELSPLYSDPGRDKTIVAVVEEPLDVVALERTGQFKGTYHVLGGVISPIDGVGPEQLKIPELLKRIDDDGISELILAMNASVEGESTALYLQRHIGDKVRITRLARGLPVGVDLEYADQITLSHALEGRQSM
- a CDS encoding AI-2E family transporter; translation: MKQLKLEIDNLTFIRFLVIATGFLLGLFLLYKLLPALTIILVAFVLMLALNPSVHALSRYMPKQNRIYATAIVFLVLLGIISLFFYIVLPPMIEQTTNFISSLPNYVSAISQNQGPVAELIARYELQDELASLAQNLKGQVFNVAGGLGVSVITGVTSIFGGLALFVTVLVLTFLMLIEAPRWAERAWSLYVDKQKLAMHKEVIASMYKVVGSYVNGQVLVAFISGVFSLVALVIIVTVFGLSPGIALPMAGVVFMTSLIPMIGATVGSIIILLVLLLNGSVGAAVSFLVYFVVYQQIENNFIQPIVQSRTVALSALGVFVAVILGFALLGPLGGILAIPLAGCLRILVLHYLKHKHKAAISSEDFKLKD
- the dnaX gene encoding DNA polymerase III subunit gamma/tau; amino-acid sequence: MGQALYRKYRSRSLAEVIGQEHITETLGNAIKSGRISHAYLFTGPRGTGKTSVARILAHEINKLPYSDKTQLDIIEIDAASNRRIDDIRELREKVHIAPVNAPYKVYIIDEVHMLTGESFNALLKTLEEPPEHVVFILATTESHKLPATIISRTQRFAFRLVDRAKVIGHLKNIAQKEGIKITDDALQIIAEHGGGSFRDSISLLDQISNITDDDITAQSIEQALGLAANSAVQSVLNCLLTGDHLTLGQILDDIDAQGVAPAAFVNQLSKQITNQATSHPQLYDLLDKLLDVPRAYNPRLKMLAILLSFAAQGKQGKPAKTMATQVTPAVLQTIEKIEKPKANETPQPAQAEPDQKRPTAPQIKLTSDKNNNQRDATAKTIKLDDITAEQWQQITDAVKKVNIPLHSVLKHAVPLFDAQNQKLTLAFKWQLHRKKLDDVKQKMVISQIVTEIFNGDIEVTTSLNKEASMPITSDDPTVMSVADIMGGGEIVNLDGNS
- a CDS encoding DHH family phosphoesterase, translated to MNQEALNKIDDHIKNSTSVLVIQAENPDGDSLGSSLALEGILSEMGKKVQMYCPVEIPKYLRYATGWDRVVSDFPTNFDLSIIVDTSSATLLERAIVPENLAQLTKHPIVVIDHHLTESDLPFDFTEVNNSKAVATSEIIFDLAEKLSWPLPSDACESMLVSIMSDSLGLASEGTTANSVFTVAKLMEKGAKISDIENRRRDFMKKSPEILEYKGKLIQRIEYHANGALALVHIPWDEIEEYSDQYNPSVLVLDEMRLVEGVRLAVAFKSYPDGKITGKLRANADAKIAETVAKFFGGGGHPYAAGFRVYGNYEEIKIELIGAVDKALKDHDANK
- the dnaB gene encoding replicative DNA helicase translates to MADFKKQDFKNKKQPTQGKIQPQNLDAEISLLGAVLIDEEVLTRVSDKIHADDFYDPRHELIFGAMIGLYERHKPVDLLTLSNELKKKDELESAGGTEYLTELSNQVPTAAHAESYAEIISQNAMRRRLITASGAIAELGFDESKNTGELLEQAEAELFAVSDKTLRQELASLEQILTESFDRIEELHSNKDGLRGVRTGFRDLDNLTAGLQRSDLVILAARPAMGKTTLVTNLAYNVATIEKKSVLFFNLEMSKEQLVDRMLADAAGVDAWNIRTGKLTDEDFEKISHAMGEMAEAPIYIDDTPGLSVLELRTKARRAAHEHPLGLIIIDYLQLMSGSGRSGDNRVQEVSEISRGLKLVARELNVPVIALSQLSRSVETRTPPVPQLSDLRESGSIEQDADIVAFIYREAYYNPETERQNVTDLILAKHRNGPTGKVELYFHPERLRFMTLDKQHHQ
- the cysS gene encoding cysteine--tRNA ligase — encoded protein: MQLYNTLTKKLEEFTPQSPEQVSLYTCGPTVYDYPQIGNWIAYVRWDTLQRVLKENGYKINWVMNITDVGHLVSDADEGEDKLEKGARREGKTAWQIAKFYTEDFEKGLKELNIEQPTHLEPATRHIQAQIDLVKALQEKGYTYAIDDGVYFDTSKVNDYGKLARLNLDSLKEGARVEANPQKRQPSDFALWKFTPEGVKRDMEWDSPWGKGFPGWHIECSAIAMEFLGDTLDIHAGGIDHIPVHHTNEIAQSEAATGKPFAKYWLHGSFLNIDGSKISKSLGNSITLQDIIRQGFSPLDLRMLYLQSHYRTHSNFTLGGLKAAQQRRLGLQAFADLRYQLKDGGSVQAADFDQVRQVVLEELSDDLHTPQALAALSDLQNGADTGLIDPSAAESFVDFLKFLDRVLGLNLLESEDITDEQKRLIKDREQARANRDFASSDKLRDKLENQNLTVRDTPMGSIWQRAS
- a CDS encoding glycosyltransferase family 39 protein, with translation MKILPVSEWTFYKYRFQLGYGFLALVVALYILLFSGLIPPGLSTTETQSLITSTDLKLNELPTAIVDLPYHLLQKASVELLGVTPFGVRLPSMLFGILTAIFTALVLRRWMPSNVALISSLLMLTSGWFIGTARLGAPFITIAFFSALVLLSATYISQQTKHWKRWKVVLAFTAALSLYSPFMIYLFAAAIIASFAQPHLRYLIRRSSKFHLTLGTLIFALTLVPLGWGLYRDISQIWTLVAIPQDLPGPVQFFQNLVQAASNFVNPFNISFGEFVTPLVSLAAALFLVAGIVRILRDFHAIRTYLLLIWAALLIPIMGFNPNNLTVLMIPSFIVIAIGVQPIISYWYKIFPLNPYARVFGLIPLSLLLLTVIQFNDQRYTFGMLYSESAQQTFNSDLFLAQNELSKMPEDQLVFVVVPEIDKKLYQIEASNRPNTTVVNPAEVNLQNGKWIIAESQINSVATLPAPVATSVLVNDNATEALRFRVFDR
- a CDS encoding YbaB/EbfC family nucleoid-associated protein, with protein sequence MFNQAKAIMKIKKAQKELANEVIEVEAGDGAVLVRITGEQKIKEVKIDPERVDLEDIAELERWIATAVKEAISRSQQVAAEKMKPLMGSLGNLGL